A region of Mammaliicoccus sp. Dog046 DNA encodes the following proteins:
- a CDS encoding prephenate dehydratase, translating into MKLYYLGPKGTFSHMAALNYSATTIDEYIPKSNLYEVVKAVESDPKNIAIAPIENSIEGTINIIADALTAQTVHVIDELHLDISFSLYAHKGTRLEDIKEVVSIAPAVNQTSKFIKEHNFTYRYSDSTVQSLEEIDAHTAAIAPIGLEETNSDVIALQQHIEDYPHNTTRFLVLSAEEKYAEKATDSILLITPDEDKPGLLASILNAFALFNINLSWIESRPLKTQLGMYHFFVQADCSAEEIEMKKVITILKTLDFNVKVLGNFNKNI; encoded by the coding sequence ATGAAATTATACTATTTAGGACCTAAAGGGACTTTCTCCCATATGGCAGCCTTAAACTACAGCGCCACAACGATTGATGAATATATTCCAAAATCAAATTTATACGAAGTTGTTAAAGCAGTTGAATCAGATCCAAAAAATATCGCGATTGCACCGATTGAAAATTCAATTGAAGGTACAATCAATATTATTGCTGATGCTTTAACAGCACAAACCGTTCATGTCATCGATGAATTACATTTAGATATTTCATTTTCATTGTATGCACATAAAGGAACTCGATTAGAAGATATTAAAGAAGTTGTCTCTATCGCTCCTGCAGTTAACCAAACATCAAAGTTTATTAAAGAACACAACTTTACATATCGTTATTCTGATAGTACCGTTCAAAGTCTTGAAGAAATTGATGCACATACAGCTGCAATTGCGCCAATTGGATTAGAAGAAACAAATAGTGATGTTATTGCTTTGCAACAACATATCGAAGACTATCCACATAACACGACGAGGTTCTTAGTATTATCAGCAGAGGAAAAATATGCAGAAAAAGCAACTGACAGTATTTTATTAATTACACCAGATGAAGACAAACCTGGCTTACTAGCAAGTATTTTAAATGCTTTCGCTTTGTTTAATATTAATTTATCTTGGATTGAATCACGTCCACTAAAAACACAACTTGGTATGTACCATTTCTTTGTACAAGCAGATTGTAGTGCTGAAGAAATCGAAATGAAAAAAGTCATTACTATTTTAAAAACGCTGGACTTTAATGTTAAAGTGCTTGGTAACTTTAATAAAAATATATAA
- a CDS encoding nitric oxide synthase oxygenase has product MLQDKATAFIIEMHQALNINENKTKSRIQEIKKEISQTGTYTHTTEELEYGAKVAWRNSNRCIGRFFWDKLIVRDLRHIDSESSFINAIEDHIETATNGGKIKPMISIFSNHFEIMNEQLIRYAGYNHIGDPKSKKFTQLAQHLGWQGQGTEFDILPLAYRIKNQTFKYHTYKTVIIKEVQITHDQYPDLEKLNLKWYAVPIISNMDLEIGGLYYHTAPFNGWYMETEIGVRNFTDEYRYNKLRDIATAFHLDTTQTSSYWRDRALVEFNYAVYHSFKQSGVSIVDHYTASKQFMKFEENESKLNRKVTGKWSWLAPPLSPSLVHNYHKGYDNEMRSPNFLYKKKQNVCPFH; this is encoded by the coding sequence ATGTTACAAGATAAAGCGACTGCTTTTATTATAGAAATGCATCAAGCATTGAATATTAATGAAAATAAAACGAAATCGAGAATTCAAGAAATAAAGAAAGAAATTTCTCAAACTGGCACATACACGCATACGACAGAAGAACTTGAATATGGTGCAAAAGTCGCATGGAGAAATTCAAATAGATGTATTGGTCGATTTTTCTGGGATAAATTAATCGTTAGAGATTTAAGACACATTGACTCAGAATCATCATTTATAAATGCAATTGAAGATCATATTGAAACTGCTACAAATGGCGGGAAAATCAAACCAATGATTTCTATTTTTTCGAACCACTTTGAAATAATGAACGAACAATTGATTAGATATGCAGGGTATAACCATATAGGTGATCCAAAGTCTAAAAAGTTCACCCAACTTGCTCAACATTTAGGATGGCAAGGTCAAGGGACTGAATTTGATATTCTGCCATTAGCTTATCGTATAAAAAATCAAACTTTTAAATACCATACTTACAAAACTGTTATCATCAAAGAAGTTCAAATCACACATGATCAATATCCTGATTTAGAAAAGTTAAATTTAAAATGGTACGCTGTCCCTATTATTTCGAACATGGATTTAGAAATTGGCGGATTGTATTACCATACTGCCCCATTTAACGGTTGGTATATGGAGACAGAAATTGGTGTCCGAAACTTTACGGACGAATATCGCTACAATAAATTACGAGATATTGCTACAGCATTCCATTTAGATACGACACAAACATCAAGTTACTGGAGAGATAGAGCTTTAGTTGAATTTAACTATGCTGTATATCACTCTTTCAAACAATCAGGTGTTTCGATTGTTGATCACTACACTGCATCAAAACAATTCATGAAATTCGAAGAAAACGAATCTAAATTAAATCGAAAAGTAACAGGAAAATGGAGTTGGTTAGCACCACCACTTTCCCCATCACTTGTACACAATTATCATAAAGGCTATGATAATGAAATGAGAAGTCCTAACTTTTTATATAAGAAAAAACAAAATGTATGTCCATTCCATTAG
- the hisIE gene encoding bifunctional phosphoribosyl-AMP cyclohydrolase/phosphoribosyl-ATP diphosphatase HisIE, with protein MSNETPDFSKGLIPAILQHHQTGQVLMLGYMNQEAYELTLQDKVCWFYSRSKDRLWKKGESSKHYQHVIDIKLDCDQDTVLIQVDPDGPTCHTGSQSCFNTPTPYSLSELEATIQESVQSGNPNSYTNYLLTEGIEKITKKYGEESFEVVIAAMKQDNVELANEVADVLYHLFVLLHNRGVAYEDVIAVLSERHHKKGNFKGERKDINHW; from the coding sequence ATGAGTAATGAGACACCTGATTTTTCAAAGGGTTTAATACCCGCTATACTTCAACATCATCAAACTGGTCAAGTACTTATGTTAGGTTATATGAATCAAGAAGCCTATGAATTAACACTTCAAGACAAAGTATGTTGGTTCTATTCAAGAAGTAAAGATCGTCTTTGGAAAAAAGGAGAATCTTCTAAACATTATCAACATGTGATTGATATAAAACTTGATTGTGATCAAGATACTGTATTAATTCAAGTCGATCCTGATGGCCCTACTTGTCACACAGGTTCACAAAGTTGTTTTAATACTCCAACGCCATATTCACTTTCAGAATTAGAAGCAACTATACAAGAAAGTGTACAATCAGGAAATCCAAATTCTTATACTAATTATTTATTAACTGAAGGTATTGAAAAAATCACTAAAAAATATGGTGAAGAATCATTTGAAGTTGTTATTGCAGCTATGAAACAAGATAATGTTGAACTCGCAAATGAAGTTGCAGATGTGCTCTATCACTTATTTGTATTGCTTCATAACAGAGGTGTTGCTTATGAAGATGTCATTGCCGTTTTAAGTGAAAGACATCATAAAAAAGGCAACTTCAAAGGTGAACGTAAAGATATTAATCATTGGTAA
- the hisF gene encoding imidazole glycerol phosphate synthase subunit HisF — protein sequence MIKKRIIPCLDVKDGRVVKGIQFKGLRDIGHPVELAEYYNQEAADELVFLDISKTENGHQMMLDIISETASKLFIPLTIGGGISTLDDISTLLNHGADKISLNSSALRNPQFIKEASDKFGKQCICIAIDAQWEEEHQDWYCYTHGGKQRTDIRVLDWVQDVQQLGAGELLVTSMDFDGVKQGFDHQLLTEINKRVSIPVIASGGGGNSQHFVDLFKETDVSAGLAASIFHDKETTIQAVKSHLSNEGVMVR from the coding sequence ATGATCAAAAAGAGAATCATCCCCTGTCTTGATGTCAAAGACGGACGCGTCGTGAAAGGCATCCAATTTAAAGGTTTAAGAGACATTGGACATCCTGTCGAACTCGCTGAATATTATAATCAAGAAGCGGCTGATGAATTAGTGTTCTTAGATATCTCTAAGACTGAAAATGGACATCAAATGATGTTAGATATTATTTCTGAAACAGCTTCTAAACTATTTATTCCTTTAACAATCGGTGGCGGTATTAGCACACTTGATGATATATCAACTCTATTAAATCATGGTGCTGATAAAATATCTTTAAATTCAAGTGCATTACGAAATCCACAATTTATTAAAGAAGCAAGTGATAAATTTGGTAAGCAATGTATTTGTATCGCAATTGATGCACAATGGGAAGAAGAACATCAAGATTGGTATTGCTATACGCATGGTGGAAAACAGCGTACAGATATTCGTGTACTAGATTGGGTACAAGACGTTCAACAATTAGGCGCTGGTGAATTGTTAGTAACGAGTATGGATTTCGATGGTGTTAAACAAGGGTTTGATCATCAACTATTGACTGAAATTAATAAACGCGTAAGTATTCCTGTCATTGCTTCTGGTGGTGGCGGTAATAGTCAACATTTTGTCGATTTATTTAAAGAGACTGACGTGTCAGCTGGATTAGCAGCAAGTATCTTTCACGACAAAGAAACGACGATTCAAGCAGTTAAATCACATTTATCAAATGAAGGAGTGATGGTTAGATGA